One window of the Labilibaculum sp. genome contains the following:
- a CDS encoding efflux RND transporter permease subunit, with the protein MLNKIIQYALHNRILVLFVSILLILGGSYTTANMDVDVFPDLTAPTVVVMTEAHGMAPEEVEKLVTFPIETAVNGATNVRRLRSSSSAGFSIVWIEFEWGTDIYKARQIVSEKLLAVAESLPEGAGNPSLAPQSSIMGEVLMIGLQSDSISPMELRTLADWTIRPHLLAINGVAQVVVIGGEFKQYQILANPQKMRYFKVGIDELMKAARATNQNSAGGFINEYGNQYNIRGIARTSDFEELGNSVVKMYNNIPVRISDIAEIKAAAAPKLGLGTINSEQAVLLTVKKQPGINTLKLTEKLDQSIAELSKSLPAGVTVNTHIFRQADFINSSIGNVKKALMEGSIFVIVILLVFLMNYRTTIISLLAIPISLLVTMITLKFLGITINTMTLGGMAIAVGDLVDDAIIDVENVYKRLKQNHLLPKEQRKKPIKIVYSASCEIRSSIINATFIIIAAFLPLFFLSGMEGRMLQPLGIAFIVSLFASLVVALTLTPVLCSFMLTSNKMLDRKNKESWLVTHLNKWYGHSLEKALQYKKWILGSAALLFVISIFILSGLGRNFLPEFNEGSLTITAITKPGISLEESNKIKVLAENALRTVPEISLTARRTGRSELDEHSFGVNTSEIEVPFTLTERTKSEFLLEVREKLNHISGVNFAIGQPLGHRIDHILSGTKANIAIKIFGDDLNLMFKLANDIKASISPIKGVVDVNVEQQVEIPQIRILPKRDMLAKYGISIAQFSEFIHVAFGGSKVSDVFEGIRAFDLVVKYNEENRGSYDAIQNALIDTWDGKKIPFSYVAEIQSLSGPNTIHRENVQRKLVVSANVADRDLRSVVTDIQNIVEKDVTSPEGYRIEYGGQFESEAKASRVLMIASIFSLLIIFLLLFQEFRSTQLAGIILLNLPLALIGGVFTIYFTSGMLSIPAIIGFITLFGIATRNGILLISNYQSMKGKGNTIKDIIVQGSVHRLSPILMTALTAALALIPMAIAGDQPGNEIQSPMAVVILGGLLSSTLLNIYIIPIVYLLLNTKTKGNA; encoded by the coding sequence GTGTTAAATAAAATCATACAATATGCGTTACACAATCGTATTCTTGTGCTGTTTGTATCCATCCTCCTAATTTTAGGTGGCAGTTACACCACAGCAAACATGGATGTGGATGTGTTTCCCGATCTGACTGCCCCAACTGTGGTAGTTATGACTGAAGCTCACGGAATGGCTCCCGAGGAAGTTGAAAAACTGGTCACCTTCCCCATCGAAACAGCTGTTAACGGAGCTACCAATGTTAGAAGATTACGTTCCTCCTCATCAGCAGGATTCTCCATTGTATGGATCGAATTCGAATGGGGAACCGACATTTATAAAGCCCGGCAAATTGTAAGCGAAAAGCTGTTGGCGGTTGCCGAAAGCCTGCCCGAAGGAGCTGGAAATCCAAGTTTGGCTCCTCAATCGTCAATAATGGGAGAAGTTTTGATGATTGGACTGCAATCGGACAGCATTTCCCCAATGGAACTAAGAACTCTGGCAGACTGGACCATTCGTCCACATTTGCTGGCCATAAACGGAGTTGCTCAGGTGGTAGTTATTGGCGGCGAATTCAAGCAATATCAGATCTTAGCCAATCCTCAAAAAATGAGGTATTTCAAAGTCGGTATTGATGAACTAATGAAAGCGGCCCGGGCTACCAACCAGAATTCTGCCGGTGGATTTATCAACGAATACGGAAACCAGTACAACATAAGAGGGATTGCCCGCACATCAGATTTTGAAGAATTGGGTAACTCTGTTGTGAAAATGTACAACAATATACCCGTACGAATCAGCGATATTGCTGAAATAAAAGCTGCCGCAGCTCCAAAACTTGGTTTGGGAACCATTAACAGTGAGCAGGCAGTCTTGTTAACGGTAAAAAAACAACCAGGCATCAATACACTAAAGCTGACCGAAAAATTGGATCAGTCTATTGCAGAATTATCAAAATCATTACCGGCAGGGGTTACTGTGAACACACACATTTTCCGTCAGGCGGATTTTATTAACTCATCTATTGGGAATGTTAAAAAAGCACTGATGGAAGGTTCCATTTTTGTGATTGTGATTTTACTGGTATTTCTGATGAACTACAGAACAACCATAATTTCACTTTTAGCAATTCCAATTTCGCTTTTGGTAACCATGATCACCCTCAAATTTCTGGGCATTACCATTAACACTATGACTTTAGGAGGTATGGCCATTGCTGTTGGAGATTTAGTTGATGATGCGATCATTGATGTTGAGAACGTATACAAACGACTAAAGCAAAATCATCTTCTACCAAAAGAACAGAGAAAAAAGCCAATTAAAATTGTTTATTCTGCATCCTGTGAGATCCGTTCTTCCATTATCAACGCAACCTTTATTATTATCGCTGCCTTTTTGCCCTTATTTTTCCTAAGCGGAATGGAAGGCCGAATGCTTCAGCCACTTGGCATTGCATTTATCGTTTCTCTTTTTGCATCGTTGGTTGTTGCGCTTACTCTTACTCCTGTTTTGTGCAGTTTTATGCTTACCAGCAATAAGATGCTCGACAGAAAGAACAAAGAAAGCTGGCTGGTTACTCATTTAAACAAATGGTATGGCCATTCTCTTGAGAAAGCCCTGCAGTATAAAAAATGGATATTGGGAAGTGCCGCCCTCCTATTTGTTATCTCAATTTTTATCCTTTCGGGATTAGGCAGAAATTTCCTTCCCGAATTCAACGAAGGCTCTCTAACCATTACTGCGATAACCAAACCGGGAATTTCCTTGGAAGAATCAAACAAGATTAAAGTTTTGGCCGAAAATGCATTGAGAACAGTTCCTGAAATCAGTTTAACTGCCCGACGAACAGGCCGATCTGAACTGGATGAGCATTCGTTTGGTGTAAATACTTCTGAAATTGAAGTGCCTTTTACATTGACTGAACGAACTAAATCTGAATTCCTTCTGGAAGTTCGTGAAAAACTGAATCACATATCCGGAGTCAATTTTGCGATAGGACAACCCTTAGGACACCGAATAGATCATATTCTTTCCGGTACTAAAGCCAATATTGCGATCAAAATTTTTGGTGATGATTTGAATTTAATGTTCAAGCTGGCAAATGATATCAAAGCATCAATTTCTCCAATAAAAGGTGTTGTTGATGTGAATGTGGAACAACAAGTAGAAATTCCACAAATTAGAATTTTGCCAAAGCGTGATATGCTGGCTAAATATGGAATTTCAATCGCTCAATTCTCCGAATTTATTCATGTAGCATTTGGTGGATCGAAAGTTTCGGATGTGTTTGAAGGAATCAGGGCTTTCGATTTGGTCGTAAAGTACAACGAAGAAAACAGAGGCAGTTATGATGCCATTCAAAATGCCTTAATTGATACATGGGATGGAAAAAAAATCCCTTTTAGTTATGTCGCAGAAATTCAATCACTATCGGGTCCAAATACCATTCACCGAGAAAACGTTCAACGCAAACTAGTTGTTTCGGCCAATGTTGCCGACCGCGATCTTCGAAGTGTGGTTACTGATATTCAAAACATAGTTGAAAAAGATGTAACATCTCCTGAGGGGTATAGAATTGAATACGGTGGTCAGTTTGAAAGTGAAGCAAAAGCTTCCCGGGTATTAATGATTGCCTCAATTTTCAGTTTGCTTATTATTTTCCTTCTGCTATTTCAAGAATTTAGAAGTACTCAACTGGCGGGGATCATTTTGTTGAATTTACCCCTGGCGCTTATTGGAGGTGTTTTTACAATTTATTTCACATCCGGAATGCTTAGTATACCGGCAATCATTGGATTCATCACCCTGTTTGGTATTGCTACCCGAAATGGTATTTTACTCATCTCGAACTACCAAAGTATGAAAGGGAAAGGCAATACAATCAAGGATATTATTGTTCAGGGATCTGTTCACAGATTGAGTCCAATCCTAATGACAGCTTTAACAGCAGCACTGGCGTTAATTCCAATGGCAATAGCTGGTGACCAGCCAGGAAATGAAATTCAGAGTCCGATGGCTGTGGTAATTCTTGGCGGCCTATTGAGTTCTACCCTCTTGAATATTTATATTATTCCGATCGTGTATCTGCTACTGAATACTAAAACCAAAGGAAATGCTTAA
- a CDS encoding efflux RND transporter periplasmic adaptor subunit yields the protein MRQYIWISFCLSILFAACKPSVNSNAGHEGHDHSAGAETHEDHATKSLTLFNDQTELFVEFPTLMLGHTSQFLAHLTNLESYKPYTEGKLTVSLIKGKKGVRQIVDAPEREGIFTPSLMAKEAGIYTLVFEVESKYGKERFEADNVRVYKDHEEAEQAIPAEEKEATSFLKEQAWKIDFATSEAKLSPFQQIIKTTGSLIPAVNMKKQIVAKSNGIVHFQSQDLVPGKTIKKNDPIFNLSGNGLAGNNITTQFTEAKTNLEKAKSTFERAKTLHKDQIISEKDYLEAKSNFENANVNYKSINKDYNSNGFLIASPVSGFICDVYVNEGQYVEKGDVLAKVDQGSKLLLKADVYQKHLQQLAHIKSANFKLPYSEQVFDTEKLNGRLIAYGKDIHEEDYTTPLYFELDLTPDLYAGSFVEVYLKSERSSNVLHIEKSAVLEDQGLKYVFVQLSGESFEKRFVTIGVSNGREVEITSGLRAGERVVSKGVYFVKLASMAGALPAHTHEH from the coding sequence ATGAGACAATATATATGGATAAGCTTTTGCTTATCAATTCTATTTGCAGCCTGTAAACCTTCAGTCAATTCAAATGCCGGACACGAAGGGCACGATCATTCTGCCGGTGCAGAAACACACGAGGATCATGCAACAAAAAGCCTGACCTTGTTTAATGACCAAACTGAACTATTTGTTGAGTTTCCGACCTTGATGCTGGGACATACAAGTCAATTTTTGGCTCACCTCACCAATTTGGAAAGCTACAAGCCATACACAGAAGGAAAGTTAACCGTTAGCCTGATAAAAGGAAAAAAAGGAGTTCGACAAATAGTTGATGCTCCGGAAAGAGAAGGAATATTTACTCCCAGCCTAATGGCAAAGGAAGCCGGAATTTACACTTTGGTTTTCGAAGTTGAATCGAAATACGGTAAAGAAAGGTTCGAGGCAGATAATGTTCGTGTTTACAAAGATCACGAAGAAGCTGAACAAGCTATACCTGCAGAGGAAAAAGAAGCAACCAGTTTCCTGAAAGAACAAGCCTGGAAAATTGATTTTGCCACCTCCGAAGCCAAACTAAGTCCGTTTCAGCAAATCATTAAAACAACCGGAAGTTTAATACCAGCTGTTAACATGAAAAAACAAATTGTAGCCAAAAGCAACGGTATTGTTCATTTTCAATCCCAGGATCTTGTTCCGGGCAAAACCATTAAAAAGAACGATCCTATATTCAACCTTTCAGGAAATGGCTTGGCCGGCAATAATATTACCACACAATTTACCGAAGCCAAAACCAATCTGGAAAAAGCTAAATCGACTTTCGAGAGAGCCAAAACATTACACAAAGATCAAATTATATCTGAAAAAGATTATTTAGAGGCAAAAAGCAATTTCGAGAATGCAAACGTAAATTACAAGAGCATCAATAAAGATTACAATTCAAATGGTTTTTTGATTGCTTCGCCTGTCAGCGGATTTATTTGTGATGTTTATGTGAACGAAGGACAGTATGTTGAAAAAGGAGATGTATTGGCAAAAGTCGATCAGGGATCAAAATTATTACTCAAAGCGGATGTGTATCAGAAACACCTTCAGCAATTGGCACATATTAAATCGGCGAACTTTAAATTACCGTATAGCGAACAGGTATTCGATACAGAAAAGCTGAACGGAAGATTAATAGCCTATGGTAAAGACATACACGAAGAAGATTATACAACACCTCTGTATTTCGAACTGGACCTTACTCCGGATTTATATGCCGGATCGTTTGTTGAGGTTTATTTGAAATCAGAGCGGTCATCAAATGTTCTTCATATCGAAAAATCCGCTGTTCTGGAAGATCAGGGACTAAAATATGTGTTTGTGCAATTGTCCGGTGAAAGCTTCGAAAAACGATTTGTGACAATTGGTGTCAGCAATGGCCGCGAAGTAGAAATTACGTCAGGACTAAGAGCCGGCGAACGTGTTGTAAGTAAGGGTGTTTATTTTGTAAAACTAGCCTCAATGGCAGGTGCATTACCAGCACATACGCACGAGCATTAG
- a CDS encoding MATE family efflux transporter — MNRISKAFCLQAYLPHYGPIVKLGLPVVLAQLGQITVGLVDNMMIGHLGTHELAAASFANTIFWLVIIFGTGFSYSITPLVGEARGDFKKLKIGSWFKNGMLAMIFMGILLSVVILLLSLFMGRMGQPSEIINDAKSYLWILAASILPMMIFMGYKQFGEGLANTKVAMNIMLLANLVNVIANYILINGKFGLPAMGLNGAGYGTLIARGFMAIAFFWVFRTGGFFKPYREMIKESVYCLKDFWRIWQLGLPIGSQLVMEASAFMLSTIMMGWISVEGLAAHQIVLSLSTVSFMIYQGIAASTTIRISSLLGEKRIREMKNSGWAAIHLVLVIVVVMCILFVSFRHILPTWFTQEPAVIQLAAQFLIVMVIYQFFDALQIVFGSILRGMSDVNIPTLLTFIAYFLVSLPTGYLCAFVFGMDEVGIWWGLPAGLGVASFLFMIRFRGLSNKLLQAVKM, encoded by the coding sequence ATGAACAGAATATCGAAAGCCTTTTGCCTGCAAGCATATTTGCCTCATTACGGTCCAATTGTAAAACTTGGATTGCCGGTAGTTTTAGCGCAATTGGGACAAATCACCGTTGGATTGGTTGACAACATGATGATTGGTCATTTGGGAACGCATGAACTTGCAGCTGCTTCTTTTGCCAATACAATTTTTTGGTTGGTGATTATTTTCGGTACCGGATTTTCATATTCAATTACTCCTTTGGTGGGTGAGGCCAGGGGTGATTTCAAGAAATTGAAAATTGGATCGTGGTTTAAAAACGGCATGTTGGCAATGATATTTATGGGAATATTACTAAGCGTTGTAATTTTATTGCTTAGCCTTTTTATGGGAAGAATGGGACAGCCATCGGAAATAATCAATGATGCGAAAAGTTATCTGTGGATTTTGGCAGCCAGTATATTGCCCATGATGATTTTTATGGGATACAAGCAATTTGGCGAAGGACTTGCCAATACTAAAGTAGCTATGAATATCATGCTGCTTGCCAATTTGGTAAATGTAATTGCAAACTACATATTGATTAACGGGAAATTTGGTTTGCCGGCAATGGGTTTAAACGGAGCGGGTTATGGTACCTTAATTGCCCGTGGGTTTATGGCAATTGCCTTTTTCTGGGTTTTTCGGACTGGAGGATTTTTTAAGCCATATCGGGAAATGATCAAAGAGTCGGTTTATTGTTTGAAAGATTTTTGGCGAATTTGGCAATTGGGATTACCCATTGGTTCGCAGCTGGTAATGGAAGCTTCGGCATTTATGCTGAGTACCATAATGATGGGCTGGATTAGCGTTGAAGGGTTGGCAGCACATCAAATTGTATTGAGTTTATCTACGGTTAGTTTTATGATTTATCAGGGAATTGCGGCAAGCACAACCATTCGGATTTCGTCTTTGCTGGGCGAGAAACGTATCCGCGAAATGAAGAATTCTGGTTGGGCTGCAATTCATTTGGTGCTGGTGATAGTAGTGGTTATGTGTATACTTTTTGTAAGCTTTCGGCATATTTTACCCACTTGGTTTACGCAAGAGCCGGCAGTTATTCAATTAGCAGCTCAGTTTCTGATTGTGATGGTAATCTATCAGTTTTTTGATGCCCTTCAGATTGTATTTGGAAGTATTTTAAGGGGAATGTCGGATGTGAATATTCCTACCTTACTTACATTTATTGCCTACTTTCTGGTTTCATTGCCTACCGGATATTTGTGTGCCTTTGTTTTTGGAATGGATGAAGTGGGAATTTGGTGGGGATTGCCTGCTGGATTAGGGGTAGCCTCTTTTCTTTTCATGATTCGGTTTAGGGGGCTTTCCAATAAGCTTTTGCAGGCAGTAAAAATGTAA
- a CDS encoding transglutaminase-like domain-containing protein has translation MRLLLIITAVLLCSCSHLPERNFEFNYKVSLPANSAQNIKIWIPIPTSNKVQNISELSIDTDLEYEMKKEQKNGNTYLYSAINGGLAKPTDINIRFRVNRKQMGNIDIEEINQSNALNSNRLVPVGGRFDSIIGANAFSSKDMKAVYNFVLNEMHYGKPKAKNESDSYYTSLPDVIKNGITKDSVVNLYERSKEYGGEYTFGNGNANYACDISVGNCTDFHSYFMSLSRSLHVPARFHIGFSIPLGNEGNIEGYHCWADFSQNNNTWTPVDISEADKDAGKAEYYFGNLDENRVEFTQGRDLELENYKNGLVNFFIYPLLEEDGKTSANYSKEFSFKEI, from the coding sequence ATGAGACTACTACTAATTATAACTGCTGTCCTGCTGTGCAGCTGCAGTCATTTGCCCGAAAGAAATTTCGAATTCAATTACAAAGTTAGTTTGCCGGCCAATTCTGCACAAAATATTAAAATTTGGATTCCTATACCTACAAGCAACAAGGTTCAAAACATCAGTGAACTATCAATTGATACTGATTTGGAATACGAGATGAAAAAGGAACAGAAGAATGGCAACACATACCTTTATAGTGCAATAAATGGCGGACTTGCCAAACCGACTGATATCAACATCCGTTTTAGGGTGAACAGAAAACAAATGGGTAATATTGATATTGAAGAAATAAACCAATCGAACGCTTTAAATTCGAACAGACTTGTTCCTGTAGGTGGTAGATTTGATTCTATTATCGGGGCAAATGCCTTTAGCTCCAAAGATATGAAGGCTGTATACAATTTTGTATTGAATGAAATGCACTACGGAAAACCCAAAGCGAAGAATGAATCGGATTCCTATTATACCAGTTTGCCTGATGTAATTAAAAATGGCATTACGAAAGACAGTGTTGTGAATTTATATGAGCGGTCTAAAGAATATGGCGGAGAATACACATTTGGGAATGGCAATGCCAACTATGCATGTGATATTTCGGTAGGTAATTGTACCGATTTCCATTCTTATTTCATGTCTTTATCTAGAAGCTTACATGTTCCGGCCCGATTCCACATAGGTTTCTCTATTCCTTTAGGGAATGAAGGAAACATTGAAGGTTATCATTGCTGGGCTGATTTTTCCCAAAATAACAACACGTGGACTCCTGTGGATATTTCGGAAGCAGACAAAGATGCTGGTAAAGCTGAATATTATTTCGGAAATCTTGATGAAAACAGAGTTGAATTTACTCAGGGAAGAGATCTTGAATTGGAAAACTATAAAAATGGTTTGGTTAACTTTTTTATCTATCCTCTTTTGGAAGAAGATGGAAAAACAAGTGCAAATTACAGTAAAGAATTCTCGTTTAAAGAAATTTAA
- a CDS encoding TIM barrel protein, with translation MNYKNLMDFSVHPSDLNRFENGWKGLEEYVTEKKIDGVELLIGYDSPSEKIPKGIVKSVHLPFWVTWLDVWRKGEDAAKYYFPNMSAEHLQFCCGGTNAAEMIASQRKLWEYAAHFQPAHAVIHAAHVELEHAFTRDFNYKSTEVMTGLAEILNRTAQEFGDGEPPVTLAIENLWWPGLDFLFPAEADDFASRLNFSNWNLLLDTGHLMNTNIALRCEDEAIDFVLDRVSRLSKDIQAKIKSLHLNLSLSGEYQTKQVMNGLPAGWTDLNHTGKYTAARNHVLQIDQHLPFTSKRVKEIIYEITPEIVIHEFITKDINEYSEKLDVQLNALR, from the coding sequence ATGAATTATAAAAATTTAATGGACTTCTCTGTTCATCCATCCGATTTGAATCGTTTTGAGAACGGATGGAAAGGATTGGAAGAATATGTAACTGAAAAAAAAATAGATGGGGTTGAATTATTAATCGGTTATGATTCTCCATCCGAAAAAATCCCAAAAGGAATAGTTAAAAGTGTTCATTTGCCATTTTGGGTAACCTGGTTGGATGTTTGGCGAAAAGGAGAGGATGCTGCCAAATATTATTTTCCTAATATGTCAGCCGAGCATTTGCAATTTTGCTGCGGAGGTACGAATGCTGCAGAAATGATTGCTTCTCAGAGGAAATTGTGGGAATACGCAGCACATTTTCAACCAGCTCATGCTGTTATACATGCGGCACATGTCGAATTGGAACATGCTTTTACGCGTGATTTTAACTATAAAAGCACTGAGGTAATGACGGGTTTAGCAGAAATACTGAACAGAACGGCTCAGGAATTTGGTGATGGAGAGCCTCCGGTTACATTAGCCATCGAAAATTTGTGGTGGCCTGGTCTGGATTTTTTGTTTCCGGCTGAGGCCGATGATTTTGCATCCCGATTGAATTTTTCAAATTGGAATTTACTTTTGGATACAGGACATTTAATGAATACCAATATTGCATTGAGATGTGAGGATGAGGCCATTGATTTTGTTTTGGATCGCGTATCACGATTGTCTAAGGATATTCAGGCGAAAATTAAGAGTCTTCATTTGAACTTGAGTTTATCCGGAGAATATCAGACGAAACAGGTTATGAATGGTTTGCCAGCAGGATGGACGGACTTAAATCACACCGGGAAATATACTGCTGCGCGTAATCATGTTTTGCAGATTGATCAGCATTTGCCATTTACGAGTAAGCGTGTAAAAGAAATAATTTATGAGATAACACCTGAAATTGT